The DNA window ATAACAGCCGatatataaggaaggaagatatgtAAATACTTCTAAACATGGCCATGGCTCCCCGCGTCGTCCCCCTCCCAGCCTACGTGCTCATCATTTAAATTCACCCACGTCCTTGTTCCGCCACCCATGTCCTCGCTGCGCCTACTACACATTGCCTAGGCCTCAACACCAAGCACACACCCGGAGACTGGATAGGTAAAGATATAGCACAGCCGGAAAACTTAGAAGCAAGCTACGCCACGCTCCCCTCCTGGCTACGTGACTCAGGGTCCTTCAGCTGTCACTTACCTTGTATAACGCCGCCCCTGGGTCCCTAGTGCGCCTCGTCATCCTCACGCAGCTTTTGGCAAGGCCAGGGACGTCACAGAAAACGCCACAGCACGGAAGGACGCGTAGGAGAGGCAGTAAAGGTGAAAAATACGGGAGAAGCTGTGTGTTGCCGGTGTGCACAACTCCCTCATGTCTCCGCGTCTGTGCTGACTCCTTCGCCCGCCCGACCGCCCGCCgcgccacacctccccacccCCCATCTGCTTCGTGTGCCGTGGTGAAGCTTTGTGCTGTGGTAGTGTGGCGCGGAAAATGAAGCCAGAAGGTGAAGCTAACGGTGTGGTGGTCGGGAATGGCTGTGTACCcggaaaaagtgaggaaaatatgaaattacGTGACGATATTGGTTGTGAAAGACAGTTGATATCCGCCTCAGCCTCCGCGCGATTCCGTGAAATGCTGGAGGGGTTAAATGTCCCAGGTGATTCAGGGAACCCCCCGGTGGCTCCCCCGTGGCTGGACAAGGTGCTGTTCAATAAAGGAAGACAGTTTTACCAGCGTTACTTCTTCTGCGTCTTCATGTCTGACCTGGTGTCGCTACTCATGCTGTTTACAGTGAACAGAATTCTGCGGCCGCTGATGTACACGGGCCGATCGGACACGGCGCTGAAGGCTCTGCGGCGGTACGTGTCCACCATATCCCACGTCATCGCCTGGTACAGCGGGGACATGTGGGACCCGGCAGACCCTGCACATAAAGACATAATGCAAGTCAGGCAGATCCACAAGGCTGCTGCTAAGACATTCAACTCGCCTACGCACGTTCAGAAGGTTGACGCcgcttccatcaccaccaccgccgccgccgctgcctcgGAATGTGCCTGCCCCTTCGCTGCGCCGCTTATGCAAGACCTACACGCCCACCACGATACAGGAGTGGAGTTAGAAGCTAAAAATACATTATATATCAGCCAGTGGGACCAATTGTTCACCCAGTACGGTTTCCTCGGGGTAATGGTA is part of the Portunus trituberculatus isolate SZX2019 chromosome 2, ASM1759143v1, whole genome shotgun sequence genome and encodes:
- the LOC123505115 gene encoding uncharacterized protein LOC123505115, which encodes MKPEGEANGVVVGNGCVPGKSEENMKLRDDIGCERQLISASASARFREMLEGLNVPGDSGNPPVAPPWLDKVLFNKGRQFYQRYFFCVFMSDLVSLLMLFTVNRILRPLMYTGRSDTALKALRRYVSTISHVIAWYSGDMWDPADPAHKDIMQVRQIHKAAAKTFNSPTHVQKVDAASITTTAAAAASECACPFAAPLMQDLHAHHDTGVELEAKNTLYISQWDQLFTQYGFLGVMVAHPWRMGAWRVTDEEMAGFIHFWRGAGWLLGIEDKYNFCNGTVEETRALCKEMEDHVVKPCLSRAGRDHEIMGTALIDGLSTVVPFFSYPAVLRLLGDVLEVPMPAVTARMSGRQRFHYVFIRVVLHGLFLVPGVVWVFNEMLKAGLKAVQGKHSWWKTTHKVTPYSY